From one Phocaeicola salanitronis DSM 18170 genomic stretch:
- a CDS encoding FimB/Mfa2 family fimbrial subunit produces MKKLAFLTVLALFVTSCHNDDTPVAPENPASDLISPAMYMGIFTRDGNKPFTGVLSVAPCNESTSIYYGNYVNQKLTPFHGYYFIKDGSVYPNANNQEVSLPAGTYDMVYWGTPQYTEPIYAYPNVREPNYSIGEDFAQQDFSLLAISNDTTYYPTFDLVHARRPVNVGTEDLDADLHRVVSGLKVTLKDNKGNALSNNIENVEVRVTHIAEKLNFYTAQPEGKACTVAFPLVRSDDDKEMSNGTVMMFPSFGTPELQVFITLANGKTKTFKQTLNAPLEANNKLTLDISIGNILEEEDSGSFTVDEWNESNEEINVPILE; encoded by the coding sequence ATGAAAAAATTAGCATTCTTGACAGTACTTGCCCTATTCGTGACAAGCTGCCACAACGATGACACTCCGGTAGCTCCCGAAAACCCGGCATCCGACCTGATCAGTCCTGCCATGTACATGGGCATATTCACCCGTGACGGAAACAAACCTTTTACAGGAGTACTGAGCGTAGCTCCCTGCAACGAAAGCACATCCATTTATTATGGAAATTATGTAAACCAGAAACTGACACCTTTCCATGGATATTATTTCATCAAAGACGGTTCTGTTTATCCCAATGCAAACAACCAGGAAGTAAGCCTGCCTGCCGGTACATACGACATGGTTTATTGGGGCACACCCCAGTATACCGAACCCATTTACGCTTATCCGAATGTACGAGAACCCAACTACAGCATCGGTGAAGACTTTGCCCAACAAGACTTCAGCCTGCTTGCCATTTCCAATGACACGACCTATTATCCCACTTTCGACCTCGTACATGCCCGCCGCCCGGTAAATGTCGGGACAGAAGACCTGGACGCAGACCTGCACCGGGTAGTGAGCGGACTGAAAGTAACGTTAAAAGACAACAAAGGCAATGCTTTGAGCAATAATATCGAAAACGTAGAAGTACGGGTAACACACATTGCGGAAAAGCTGAACTTTTACACCGCCCAGCCTGAGGGAAAAGCCTGCACTGTAGCTTTCCCGCTGGTCCGCTCTGACGACGACAAAGAAATGAGTAACGGCACAGTGATGATGTTTCCTTCTTTCGGCACCCCCGAACTCCAAGTCTTCATCACACTTGCCAACGGAAAGACCAAGACGTTCAAACAAACACTGAATGCCCCACTGGAAGCCAACAACAAGCTGACACTTGATATCAGCATCGGCAATATCCTGGAAGAAGAAGATTCGGGCAGTTTCACCGTTGACGAATGGAACGAGTCAAACGAAGAAATCAATGTCCCTATCCTGGAATGA
- a CDS encoding hybrid sensor histidine kinase/response regulator transcription factor, translated as MLKKQIFIALFIILACAGGRAHRYMFKHLEVADGLSSNTVYSIYQDRDGFMWFGTRNGLNRYDGYTFRVFRHLNNDPYSLPDNVVANICESPEGKLWIKTEREYALFDKDKEIFINDLSGFMKQLGSNAKNPLYVYVDKKGYTWLYVAGEGCYRYKQGEEPKVFVLRENGLPVSGISVVGECRDGILLLYDNGLLVCIGRDELNLKWKKDDIPAQLPKGKYVQFSLFTDADDCVWIYSVLGLWVYDVPTGRWRDDWAAPWRHQTDFVHAVAQDKAGRIWLAKDYKGIDVFDKKTGEVVNLTNHADDERSLCHNTVYQLYVDRNGLVWAGTYKKGISYYGESIFKFHFQSLGDITCIEQEDAHRLWLGTNDDGLLLWNVKTRKFEEYGSRRIDSNPIVALLKARDGKLWAGTFNGGLYCLDKGKTVRYTMADGLSSNNVWDLVEDREGNLWIGYLDAGMQCFHPQTGKMETYTTANSDLPDNLINSLCLLPDNTLVIGTVGVACMNLQDRTIYKVPSMSGERNDFGVNQVFGDSRGLVWIATLEGLKMYDPKSQVLRDFPEITGEEGEMISGIAEDHGHNLWVSSTRRMVHIKVSRQGEEDYSFEPHVYDNADGLQNCDFNLRSIKTLRDGTIVAGGLYGLNIFNPGEISYNTQLPNVLFSGLSLFDKEVEVGKTYEGNLILPEDLNKVRKVELDYRQNIFTIELATDNFILPEKTLFRYKLEGIGKDWLSLPAGAYRLIFTNLNHGVYTLKVKAVNSDGYESKEMAQLKLIVHPPFWLSWWAYLLYVIMGISALLFARRLTLKREREKFRMQQIEQEAARKEEINQMKFRFFTNISHELRTPLTLIIAPLEDLLKKTADDESKRTVLQLMYRNAQRLLMLVNQLLDFRKGEMSGHHLSLSEGDIVGYIHEVCNSFLSMADKKHIRFSFFSGVDAFSMAFDADKIGKVVMNLLSNAFKFTPEGGRVTVMLEYVEGDSNVFEIKVSDTGIGIPDGEKEHIFERFYQTEHKGQDEMTGSGIGLSLVRDFVRLHDGTVEVFDNIGTGAVFVVCLPVRHVDVKAELPKPVCVPMDEGQETAMASTDRKDFPLLLVVDDNEDFRLFMRHSLELQYRVEVASNGQEALSKIQELQPDLVISDVMMPGMDGNELCRLIKGDKRTAHIPVILLTARQAVESKVKGLETGADDYVTKPFNMTVLVLRIRKLIELSRYHRSAQTSTIDPAPSEILITSLDEKLIEKAVKYVEENISRSDLSVEELSRELGMSRVHLYKKLLQITGKTPIEFIRVIRLKRAAQLLRESQLHVSEIAYEVGFNNPKYFSRYFKEEFGVLPSAYQEKEGK; from the coding sequence ATGCTGAAAAAACAGATTTTTATTGCATTGTTTATTATACTGGCATGTGCCGGAGGTCGTGCACACCGCTATATGTTCAAGCATTTGGAAGTAGCCGACGGGCTTTCCAGCAATACGGTTTATTCTATTTATCAGGATCGGGACGGATTTATGTGGTTCGGTACGCGGAACGGGTTGAACCGTTATGACGGGTATACTTTCCGCGTGTTCCGGCATTTGAATAATGACCCGTATTCGTTGCCCGATAATGTGGTAGCGAATATTTGTGAGAGTCCCGAAGGCAAGCTTTGGATAAAGACAGAACGTGAATATGCTTTGTTTGATAAAGATAAAGAGATTTTTATCAATGATTTGAGCGGATTTATGAAACAATTGGGCAGCAACGCTAAAAATCCGTTGTATGTTTATGTAGACAAGAAAGGATATACGTGGCTGTATGTTGCCGGAGAGGGGTGTTACCGCTATAAACAAGGAGAAGAGCCGAAAGTCTTTGTATTGCGGGAAAACGGCTTGCCTGTATCGGGTATCAGTGTGGTGGGAGAGTGCCGTGACGGGATTTTGTTGTTGTATGATAATGGGTTGCTGGTCTGCATCGGGCGTGACGAACTGAATCTGAAATGGAAAAAAGATGATATACCGGCTCAACTTCCGAAGGGGAAATACGTTCAGTTTTCGCTTTTTACGGATGCTGATGACTGTGTGTGGATATACAGCGTGTTGGGGCTGTGGGTATATGATGTGCCAACCGGACGCTGGCGCGATGACTGGGCGGCTCCGTGGAGGCATCAGACAGACTTTGTGCATGCGGTGGCGCAGGATAAGGCCGGACGCATTTGGCTGGCAAAGGATTACAAGGGCATTGACGTGTTCGACAAAAAGACTGGCGAGGTCGTGAATCTGACAAATCATGCAGACGATGAACGTAGCTTGTGCCATAATACGGTGTATCAGCTTTATGTCGACCGTAACGGTTTGGTATGGGCAGGTACTTACAAGAAAGGTATTTCGTATTACGGAGAAAGTATTTTCAAGTTTCATTTCCAGTCTTTGGGCGATATTACGTGCATCGAACAGGAAGATGCGCATCGGTTGTGGCTGGGAACCAACGATGACGGGTTGCTTTTATGGAATGTCAAGACACGCAAGTTTGAGGAATATGGTTCCCGGCGGATTGATTCGAATCCGATTGTTGCACTGTTGAAAGCACGTGACGGGAAATTATGGGCTGGCACTTTCAATGGCGGATTGTATTGCCTGGATAAGGGAAAGACAGTCCGGTATACCATGGCGGATGGCTTGTCGAGTAACAATGTCTGGGACTTGGTGGAAGACCGGGAAGGTAACCTGTGGATTGGGTATCTGGATGCAGGGATGCAATGCTTTCATCCGCAAACTGGTAAAATGGAAACCTACACGACTGCCAATTCGGATTTGCCCGACAACCTGATTAATTCGCTTTGCCTTTTGCCCGACAATACGCTGGTCATTGGTACGGTGGGTGTAGCATGCATGAACTTGCAGGACAGGACGATTTACAAGGTGCCGTCGATGTCGGGAGAGCGAAACGATTTTGGGGTCAACCAGGTATTTGGAGACAGCCGGGGGCTGGTATGGATTGCCACTCTTGAAGGATTGAAAATGTATGACCCGAAATCTCAAGTCTTGAGAGATTTTCCCGAAATTACAGGCGAGGAAGGGGAGATGATTTCGGGGATTGCTGAAGACCATGGGCATAATCTGTGGGTATCATCGACACGGAGGATGGTTCATATCAAAGTGTCGCGTCAGGGTGAAGAAGACTATTCGTTTGAACCGCATGTATATGATAATGCGGACGGGCTTCAGAACTGCGATTTCAACTTGCGTTCCATCAAGACCTTGAGGGACGGAACAATTGTGGCGGGAGGACTTTATGGCTTGAATATTTTTAATCCGGGTGAAATCAGTTACAACACACAGCTGCCGAATGTCTTGTTCTCCGGCTTGTCTTTGTTTGACAAGGAGGTGGAGGTAGGCAAAACGTATGAAGGCAATCTGATATTGCCCGAAGACTTGAACAAGGTCCGTAAGGTGGAATTGGACTACAGGCAGAATATTTTTACCATAGAACTGGCTACGGATAATTTCATCTTGCCGGAAAAGACATTGTTCCGGTATAAACTGGAAGGAATCGGTAAGGACTGGTTGTCGCTTCCGGCAGGTGCTTACCGGCTTATATTTACGAATCTGAATCATGGCGTTTATACCTTGAAAGTGAAGGCGGTCAATAGCGATGGCTATGAAAGCAAGGAGATGGCACAACTGAAATTGATTGTGCATCCACCTTTCTGGCTGTCGTGGTGGGCTTACCTGCTTTATGTGATTATGGGCATAAGTGCATTGTTGTTTGCGCGGCGTTTGACTTTGAAGCGTGAACGCGAAAAGTTCCGCATGCAGCAGATAGAGCAAGAAGCAGCCCGGAAGGAGGAAATCAATCAGATGAAGTTCCGTTTCTTTACCAACATCAGCCACGAATTGCGTACGCCATTGACTTTGATTATTGCTCCGCTGGAAGATTTGTTGAAGAAAACGGCAGATGATGAATCGAAGCGCACCGTGTTGCAGCTGATGTACCGCAATGCGCAGCGTCTGTTGATGTTGGTCAACCAGTTGCTGGACTTCCGGAAAGGAGAGATGAGCGGACATCACCTGTCTTTGTCGGAAGGAGATATTGTGGGGTATATCCATGAGGTCTGCAATTCGTTTTTGTCAATGGCAGACAAGAAGCATATCCGGTTTTCTTTCTTTTCGGGGGTGGATGCGTTTTCGATGGCTTTCGATGCCGACAAGATAGGGAAGGTGGTGATGAACCTGCTTTCCAATGCCTTTAAGTTTACTCCTGAGGGCGGACGTGTCACCGTGATGCTGGAGTATGTGGAAGGCGATTCGAACGTATTCGAGATAAAGGTTTCAGATACAGGAATCGGCATCCCCGACGGTGAAAAGGAACATATCTTCGAGCGTTTTTACCAGACAGAGCATAAGGGGCAGGATGAAATGACGGGAAGCGGCATCGGCTTGAGCCTGGTGCGGGATTTTGTCAGGCTGCATGACGGTACGGTGGAAGTCTTTGATAACATCGGTACGGGAGCAGTATTTGTGGTGTGCTTGCCGGTAAGGCATGTCGACGTAAAGGCAGAATTGCCTAAACCGGTATGTGTGCCTATGGATGAAGGGCAGGAGACGGCAATGGCGTCAACCGACCGGAAGGATTTCCCGCTTTTGCTTGTCGTGGATGACAACGAGGATTTCCGGTTGTTTATGCGGCATAGTCTGGAATTGCAATACCGGGTAGAGGTTGCCTCGAACGGGCAAGAGGCTTTGTCTAAGATACAGGAGTTACAGCCTGATTTGGTCATCAGCGATGTGATGATGCCCGGTATGGATGGAAACGAACTGTGCAGGCTGATAAAAGGAGACAAGCGTACGGCACACATCCCGGTTATCCTGCTGACGGCGCGTCAGGCGGTGGAATCGAAAGTGAAAGGACTGGAGACGGGAGCGGACGACTATGTGACCAAACCTTTCAACATGACTGTATTGGTGTTGCGCATCCGGAAACTGATAGAATTGAGCCGCTATCATCGGTCTGCACAAACATCGACCATAGACCCGGCTCCGAGCGAAATACTCATTACGTCCTTGGATGAAAAGCTGATAGAGAAGGCTGTGAAATATGTGGAAGAAAACATTTCGAGAAGCGATTTGTCGGTAGAGGAATTGAGCCGTGAACTGGGGATGAGCCGTGTGCACCTTTATAAGAAGTTGTTGCAGATTACCGGTAAGACTCCCATTGAGTTTATCCGGGTTATCCGGTTGAAAAGAGCAGCCCAGTTGTTGCGTGAAAGCCAGCTGCACGTGTCGGAAATTGCCTATGAAGTAGGTTTTAACAACCCTAAATATTTCAGCCGTTACTTTAAGGAGGAATTTGGCGTTTTGCCCTCTGCCTATCAGGAAAAAGAGGGTAAATAA
- a CDS encoding RagB/SusD family nutrient uptake outer membrane protein has product MNNYKIYIMALGLAGMGLASCTADFLDVESKVESTTGNFYRTESDAYRALIGCYDGWQSTVSNGTSFYMASELMADECFGGAGVSDARNYQIIDRFDQTQSPSDLNLFEGDWTGYYAAVYRCNELIAHEEQISWTSEETRGTYMGECRALRALCYFDMVRLWGNIPLFTEPVNENRPQAEPDEVYNVIFSDLLYAAENIPASAYPKSDAANNDGHITQYAAKALLARVYLYYTGYYGKEPSVEGVTRASVLQGLEDVISSGEYALVPQFKNLWVPASTWWEGDAASGYTQHSTYAGRGNEETVLAQKFNYTSDYNGNNDGNRWLVNVGIRSINVYWTPYGRGWGICTVNPKMWMAYNTGDTRREASMVNLLSEGIAEDPNYENGYNDQREYTGYTIKKYTPMSKWEQNESTGEWALTDETTGLGSGGDYMVSQYQDFVVMRYADVLLMAAELGSNNAQEYLDQVRQRAFTEEDENGELVLSTYYRQVSATQENIMNERMLEFAFEGQRYWDLLRQGVDYAASQIAGNTSVVSGGNPDNVSVTASNITSKQGLMQIPNNQITLSNGVLKQNAGW; this is encoded by the coding sequence ATGAACAACTATAAAATCTATATAATGGCATTGGGGTTGGCTGGAATGGGCTTGGCTTCGTGTACGGCTGATTTCCTGGATGTGGAGTCGAAAGTAGAATCTACTACTGGCAATTTCTATCGGACGGAAAGCGATGCATACCGGGCTTTGATAGGATGCTATGACGGGTGGCAAAGTACGGTTTCGAACGGCACTTCGTTTTATATGGCTTCAGAGCTGATGGCTGACGAGTGTTTTGGAGGGGCTGGCGTTTCGGATGCACGTAATTATCAAATTATTGACCGTTTCGATCAGACGCAATCTCCTTCTGATTTAAATCTTTTCGAAGGGGATTGGACGGGATATTATGCGGCGGTGTACCGTTGCAATGAACTGATTGCGCATGAAGAACAGATTTCTTGGACAAGTGAGGAGACAAGAGGTACTTACATGGGTGAATGTCGTGCTCTGCGTGCTTTGTGCTATTTCGATATGGTGCGTTTATGGGGGAATATTCCTTTGTTTACCGAACCGGTGAACGAGAACCGACCGCAGGCTGAACCGGATGAAGTGTATAATGTTATTTTCAGCGATTTGCTTTATGCCGCTGAAAACATTCCGGCTTCGGCTTACCCGAAGAGCGATGCGGCGAACAACGACGGGCATATCACCCAGTATGCTGCCAAAGCTCTGCTAGCCCGTGTATATTTGTACTATACTGGTTATTACGGAAAAGAACCAAGTGTAGAAGGTGTGACCCGTGCTTCTGTATTGCAAGGTTTGGAAGATGTCATTTCTTCGGGCGAATATGCATTGGTTCCGCAATTCAAAAATCTGTGGGTACCCGCTTCCACTTGGTGGGAAGGCGATGCCGCGAGCGGTTATACTCAACATTCAACTTACGCCGGTCGGGGTAATGAAGAAACCGTATTGGCACAGAAGTTTAATTATACCTCTGATTATAACGGAAATAATGATGGAAACCGCTGGCTGGTGAATGTTGGCATCCGTAGTATCAATGTGTATTGGACACCTTACGGAAGAGGTTGGGGTATCTGTACGGTCAATCCGAAAATGTGGATGGCTTACAATACCGGAGATACACGTCGTGAAGCGTCTATGGTGAACCTTTTAAGCGAGGGCATTGCTGAAGATCCGAATTATGAAAACGGTTATAATGACCAGCGTGAATATACGGGCTATACTATCAAGAAATATACTCCGATGTCGAAATGGGAACAGAACGAATCGACCGGAGAATGGGCGTTGACCGATGAAACCACAGGATTGGGAAGCGGGGGTGATTATATGGTTTCCCAATATCAGGATTTTGTGGTGATGCGTTATGCCGATGTCTTGCTTATGGCAGCAGAACTGGGCAGCAACAATGCGCAGGAATACTTGGATCAGGTGCGCCAGCGCGCCTTTACCGAAGAGGACGAGAACGGTGAACTGGTATTGTCTACTTACTATCGTCAGGTATCCGCTACGCAGGAAAATATCATGAACGAACGGATGCTGGAGTTTGCTTTCGAAGGGCAGCGTTACTGGGACTTGCTCCGTCAAGGTGTGGACTATGCCGCTTCTCAGATTGCAGGAAATACATCAGTAGTTAGTGGTGGCAATCCGGATAATGTAAGCGTTACGGCTTCAAATATCACTAGCAAACAAGGTTTGATGCAGATTCCGAATAATCAGATTACCTTGTCGAACGGTGTATTGAAGCAAAATGCAGGTTGGTGA
- a CDS encoding cellulase family glycosylhydrolase: protein MKTMRNCLTLFFLLLTGIALFASCSDDEGGGYTGETQISATEMTFPKSGDTLTLSVLSSVEPQVTSNQTWCNVSFASVTERGTYTYNVTVDANSETDDRVATLSVVAGSFTASVQVTQTAGDGLIVAQTAYDMPAAGGALSITLTTNGDYAYTINDSWIAEAEVTDARAMTEYTLHFTVSANHGTERTGTITFTLGDLTETVTVTQAAGQAAAVSGETPLEIAVSLGLGWNLGNQLDAHNNGVADETSWGNAAATQALFDALANAGFTSVRIPVTWLGHVGEAPDYTIDETYLNRVAEVVGYAESAGLNAIINIHHDGANSQYWLDIKDAATDETVNSAVKAQLAAMWTQIANRFADKGNFLVFEAMNEIHDGSWGWGDNRTDGGRQYAVLNEWNQVFVDAVRATGGNNQTRYLGVPGYVTNIDLTVENFVLPQDVVDNRLMVAVHFYDPIDYTENADNIYSQWGHTADPSLKADWGDEDNVTGQFAKMKETFIDQGIPAYIGEMGCVHRADDLSESFRLYYLEYVCKAAKDYGMPPFYWDAGGDGTGTQSWALFNHATGEMLNNAQEVIDVMKRGIFTEDASYTLQSVYDSAPQ, encoded by the coding sequence ATGAAAACTATGCGAAATTGTCTGACATTATTCTTTCTGTTGCTGACGGGGATAGCCTTGTTTGCTTCTTGTTCGGATGACGAAGGCGGAGGCTATACGGGAGAAACGCAAATTTCTGCTACGGAAATGACTTTCCCTAAATCCGGTGACACACTCACGCTTTCTGTCTTGTCTTCGGTTGAACCACAAGTGACCAGTAATCAGACTTGGTGCAACGTGTCATTCGCGAGTGTAACCGAAAGAGGAACTTATACCTACAATGTAACGGTAGATGCTAATTCGGAAACCGATGACCGCGTGGCTACGCTTTCGGTGGTGGCTGGAAGCTTTACAGCTTCGGTGCAGGTGACACAGACTGCCGGAGACGGTTTGATTGTGGCACAGACTGCATACGATATGCCGGCAGCAGGAGGTGCGCTGAGCATTACGCTGACCACCAATGGCGATTATGCCTATACAATCAATGACTCGTGGATAGCTGAGGCAGAAGTGACCGATGCGCGGGCAATGACGGAATATACCTTGCATTTTACCGTATCTGCCAATCACGGCACGGAACGCACCGGAACCATTACGTTTACGTTAGGCGACTTGACGGAAACCGTTACTGTAACACAGGCTGCCGGACAGGCTGCAGCCGTGTCGGGAGAAACGCCGTTGGAAATAGCGGTCAGCTTGGGACTGGGATGGAACTTAGGCAATCAGTTGGATGCACATAATAATGGAGTGGCAGATGAGACCTCTTGGGGAAATGCGGCTGCCACGCAAGCCTTGTTTGATGCTTTGGCAAATGCCGGTTTCACTTCTGTCCGTATTCCGGTTACGTGGCTGGGACATGTGGGCGAAGCTCCCGATTATACCATCGACGAGACTTATTTGAACCGGGTGGCAGAAGTGGTAGGCTATGCCGAGAGTGCCGGACTGAATGCCATTATCAACATTCACCACGATGGTGCGAACAGCCAGTATTGGCTGGATATCAAGGATGCGGCAACGGATGAGACGGTCAATAGTGCGGTAAAGGCACAGCTGGCTGCCATGTGGACCCAAATAGCCAACCGGTTTGCAGACAAAGGAAACTTCCTGGTGTTCGAAGCCATGAACGAAATCCATGACGGAAGTTGGGGCTGGGGAGACAACCGTACGGATGGCGGCAGACAATATGCCGTACTGAATGAATGGAATCAGGTGTTTGTAGATGCCGTGCGTGCTACGGGTGGAAACAACCAGACCCGTTACCTGGGCGTGCCGGGGTATGTGACAAACATCGACCTGACGGTAGAAAACTTTGTCTTGCCGCAGGATGTGGTGGATAACCGGCTGATGGTAGCCGTTCACTTCTACGACCCGATAGACTATACCGAGAATGCCGACAATATTTATTCGCAATGGGGGCATACCGCAGACCCGTCGCTGAAAGCGGATTGGGGCGATGAAGACAATGTGACCGGACAGTTTGCCAAGATGAAAGAAACGTTCATCGACCAAGGTATTCCTGCCTATATCGGCGAGATGGGATGCGTACACCGTGCGGATGACTTGTCGGAATCGTTCCGTTTGTATTACTTGGAATATGTATGTAAGGCAGCGAAAGATTATGGGATGCCTCCATTTTATTGGGATGCAGGAGGAGACGGAACCGGAACACAATCATGGGCACTTTTCAATCACGCTACAGGCGAGATGCTGAATAATGCTCAGGAAGTGATTGACGTGATGAAACGGGGCATCTTTACCGAGGATGCATCATACACCTTGCAGTCGGTATACGACAGTGCGCCGCAATGA